A segment of the Cryptosporidium parvum Iowa II chromosome 5, whole genome shotgun sequence genome:
TAAGTTAGATTCTTTATGAGAAGATCCACCAGTTCCAATAATCTTTCCAATTGCCCATTGTGTCCAAGAAGTACTGGTATTGGTAGTTTCAGAATGATTTCTTGATCCAATAAGAAAAGAGTTACCActaattctttctttatcaaTCTTAGAACCTGTCCCTGTTGATACACTATTAACAATCAAATTTCCATTTTCCATTTGAAGTGATTTTGCTTCTGATGAGATATTTCTTAGTTTTTTTCTGGATGATGCTTCAATAATAATCCTATTAATAGCTTCTTTAGCCTTACATCTGCATTTAGTTATATGTCTAACACTCAAAACATCATCAAGAATTTGTAACCTGGTTAATTGCTCCTCATTCAAAGGTTGAACAACAACTCCAAAAAAGTTTGCTTCATCAccttcattattatataatctAATAGCTTCTAATCTTAAActtcttgaatataaagaaatgTACTCATCCTTGGTTGTtgtttttaaagaaattggaTCTAAATTAACAAGATGagaatttttcattaatatttcacGATACTTTTCTTGTCTTTCATTTAAACTTTGTAGACTAAAAATTATTGGTCTTAAATGACTTCTTCTTAATATGATTGTATGTTCAGTAAWACTATGCACTTGAAGTATTCCTTTAAGCTCATTATTSACAGGTGRGKGARAWATATTAAGCAWGRWMWRTYWWWRRYYYMARTMYMYWTTCAAGCCTCCAAGCTCCTAAGCTTTTATGAggatcattttcatcatatattaacaaatatttggatTCTAATGCTTGGACTGTTTTCTTATCATTCATACTTTTTTCATCACTGGTTTCCAATAACTTATTTCTAACATTGACTATATTCACCATTTCATAGCTGGCTTTATCATTCTTTATCCTATTTGGACTATTACTAGGAGATTGATGGTTATGAGGATGAGAATTACGATGATTATGGTTACGATGATGATTTCCAATAGATGATTCagaattaaaatctttCAATCGTCCTTCAtcaattgaattaaaattaaaagtatTAGGGAAGTACTGACCAATATAAATTCCAACCTCATTAATCTCAATAGTCTTATATAAAGCATTCGGATCATCCAATTTTTGACTTTCAGAATTCAAAGAACTTGTATCACGATTACCTAAAGAATCTGTTGTTACCACAAAACCTGACTTAATCATTGCTCCCATAATAATATCACTTCTGGTATTTCTTGAATGATTTACTACAAGCTTATCATCACTTGATTGAAATCCTACCATACATATATGAATATCTTGAATCTCTAATTGAACATTTGCAACAATCTTCTTAATTATTC
Coding sequences within it:
- a CDS encoding possible vacuolar protein sorting associated protein (VPS), with product MLETILQRLLGRYLEPYVYNLSRENLRLGVLSGNLVLENLKLKENLGDILHLPLSIVSGQIGHVSITIPWTSLGYKPLVIKLKELHVVVRPKDYGNVDEDTLRKELREAKEKLIEFKEKRLNERFLNGELSNSSNNPNEVPESVGHLSKDERKDLNGVKDSKSIGGSDDANNSANGTNLLWRIIKKIVANVQLEIQDIHICMVGFQSSDDKLVVNHSRNTRSDIIMGAMIKSGFVVTTDSLGNRDTSSLNSESQKLDDPNALYKTIEINEVGIYIGQYFPNTFNFNSIDEGRLKDFNSESSIGNHHRNHNHRNSHPHNHQSPSNSPNRIKNDKASYEMVNIVNVRNKLLETSDEKSMNDKKTVQALESKYLLIYDENDPHKSLGAWRLEXXXXXXXXXA